The following are encoded together in the Coffea arabica cultivar ET-39 chromosome 1c, Coffea Arabica ET-39 HiFi, whole genome shotgun sequence genome:
- the LOC113723468 gene encoding strigolactones hydrolase CXE15-like: protein MSDTAIPEAPPAASATATEPYEVDECRGVLRVYSDGSIVRSTKPSFEVPVEDDGSVLWKDAFFDPERNLQLRLYKPATATSSKKVPIFYYIHGGGFCIGSRAWPNCQNYCFKLAKELEAVIISPDYRLAPENRLPAAIEDGFMAVKWLQAQAVAEEQDTWLTDVADFGSVFISGDSAGGNISHNLAVKLGAGSPQLAPVRVKGYVLLAPFFGGTVVTKSEAEGPKDAFLNWELIDRFWRLSVPAGETTDHPLINPFGPLSPNLEIADLDPILVVCAGSDLLKDRVEEYAKKLKGWGKKAEYEEFEGQQHGFFTINPNSEASKKLMGIIKQFITEYAA from the exons ATGTCGGATACGGCTATTCCGGAGGCTCCGCCGGCTGCCTCTGCCACTGCCACTGAACCGTATGAGGTGGACGAATGCCGGGGAGTCCTCCGAGTCTATAGCGACGGCTCAATTGTCCGGTCCACCAAACCAAGCTTCGAAGTGCCTGTAGAAGACGACGGCTCTGTGCTCTGGAAGGACGCCTTTTTCGACCCAGAACGCAATCTTCAGCTCCGGCTATACAAGCCGGCTACAGCGACGTCGTCGAAGAAGGTCCCGATCTTTTACTATATTCATGGAGGAGGGTTCTGCATTGGCTCACGTGCATGGCCCAATTGCCAGAACTACTGCTTCAAGCTGGCTAAGGAGCTTGAAGCGGTGATCATATCTCCTGACTATCGGCTGGCGCCGGAAAACCGGCTTCCGGCTGCTATTGAAGATGGGTTCATGGCAGTGAAATGGCTTCAGGCCCAAGCCGTGGCTGAGGAGCAGGATACATGGCTCACTGATGTAGCTGACTTTGGCAGTGTGTTCATTTCGGGTGACTCGGCTGGTGGAAATATATCTCATAACTTGGCGGTTAAGCTTGGAGCCGGCTCACCTCAGCTGGCGCCGGTTAGAGTAAAGGGCTATGTTCTTCTGGCTCCTTTCTTTGGCGGGACTGTGGTTACCAAGTCCGAAGCTGAAGGGCCAAAAGATGCATTCTTGAATTGGGAGCTCATTGACAG GTTTTGGAGGCTATCAGTACCAGCTGGGGAGACTACTGACCATCCACTAATAAACCCATTTGGACCCTTAAGCCCCAACCTGGAAATAGCTGATCTTGATCCCATCCTAGTGGTTTGTGCAGGAAGTGATTTATTGAAAGATAGGGTTGAGGAGTATGCAAAGAAGTTGAAAGGCTGGGGAAAGAAAGCTGAGTACGAGGAATTTGAAGGACAGCAACATGGGTTTTTCACTATAAATCCCAACTCTGAAGCTTCCAAGAAGTTGATGGGAATCATTAAACAGTTTATTACTGAATATGCTGCCTAA